Proteins co-encoded in one Cercospora beticola chromosome 7, complete sequence genomic window:
- the GAR1 gene encoding H/ACA snoRNP pseudouridylase subunit — protein MSFRGRGGDRGGRGGFRGGARGGRGGFQQSYGPPDQVYEMGSFLHATEGEMVCESINVKIPYFNAPIYLENKTPVGKVDEILGPLNQVFFTIKPQEGIQATSFKSGDKFYIGGDKLLPLEKFLPKPKPPPGAPKVKKPRGAGGAGRGGRGAPRGRGAPRGRGGDRGGFSRGGARGGGRGFSGSGGFSRGGSRGAPRGRGRGY, from the exons ATGTCGTTCCGCGGACGAGGTGGAGACCGCGGTGGTCGCGGTGGATTCAGAGGCGGTGCGCGCGGTGGCAGAGGAGGTTTCCAGCAGTCATACGGTCCTCCAGACCAAGTCTACG AAATGGGCAGCTTCCTGCACGCAACCGAGGGCGAAATGGTCTGCGAATCCATCAACGTTAAAATTCCCTACTTCAACGCCCCCATCTACCTCGAGAACAAGACGCCCGTGGGAAAAGTCGATGAAATCCTCGGACCACTGAACCAGGTCTTCTTCACGATCAAGCCGCAAGAAGGCATCCAGGCCACGAGCTTCAAGAGCGGAGACAAATTCTACATTGGAGGCGATAAGCTATTACCGCTGGAGAAGTTCTTGCCAAAGCCCAAGCCACCGCCAGGAGCACCAAAAGTGAAGAAGCCAAGAGGTGCAGGCGGTGCCGGACGCGGTGGACGAGGCGCGCCAAGAGGTCGCGGAGCACCAAGAGGGCGGGGCGGTGACCGCGGAGGTTTCAGCCGAGGTGGTGCACGAGGTGGTGGTCGCGGGTTCTCTGGATCTGGCGGTTTCAGCCGAGGTGGCAGCAGAGGTGCGCCTCGAGGCAGAGGTCGGGGATATTAG
- a CDS encoding uncharacterized protein (CAZy:GH105), whose product MPQQSVSVDGLYAKDIRSQVDLLINNLVNIKDEAGEFLLRLPDGRVIDTKGWNDWEWTHGIGLYGVWQYHTLTGSKQALEVVESWFTGQLATGTTKNINTMAVFLTLAYLYEKNGEQTYLPWLDSWAEWAMYELERTPFGGMQHVTYLTYNHYELWDDTLMMTVLPLAKIGKLLNRPHYIEEAKRQVLLHIKYLFDPTTGLFFHGWKFDESAPGGFGHNFARARWARGNCWLTVFIPDFIELLDLPPGDGLRTHLIDTLEAQCIALKKLQDDEGMWRTLLDVPQNEGSYVEASATAGFAYGILKAIRKRYISKDFEPIATKAVKAVLSRIAPDGELRDTSFGTGMGHDLQHYKDIPVTSMPYGQSLAMMCLVEYLRKFV is encoded by the exons ATGCCGCAGCAATCCGTGAGTGTAGATGGCTTGTACGCGAAGGACATCCGATCACAAGTTGACCTGTTGATCAACAACCTGGTCAACATCAAGGATGAGGCTGGTGAATTTTTGTTGAGACTACCGGACGGGAGAGTGATTGATACCAAAGGATGGAACGACTGGGAGTGGACGCACGGCATAG GCCTCTATGGCGTGTGGCAATACCACACATTGACTGGTTCAAAGCAAGCTCTAGAAGTCGTTGAGTCGTGGTTCACAGGCCAATTGGCCACTGGAACGACGAAAAACATCAACACAATGGCTGTCTTTCTCACATTAGCATATCTTTATGAGAAGAATGGCGAGCAAACGTACCTTCCTTGGCTCGACTCGTGGGCTGAATGGGCCATGTACGAGCTAGAGAGGACGCCTTTTGGCGGCATGCAGCACGTCACGTACCTCACCTACAACCATTACGAGCTGTGGGATGATACGCTCATGATGACTGTCCTCCCGTTGGCCAAGATTGGCAAACTGCTGAACCGGCCGCACTACATCGAAGAGGCCAAGCGACAAGTCTTGCTGCACATCAAATATCTGTTCGATCCCACGACTGGCCTGTTTTTCCACGGCTGGAAATTCGACGAGTCTGCACCTGGTGGTTTTGGGCACAACTTTGCGCGGGCAAGATGGGCTCGCGGTAATTGCTGGCTGACCGTCTTCATCCCGGATTTTATCGAATTGCTGGACTTGCCGCCGGGAGATGGCCTTCGGACGCACCTTATCGACACACTAGAAGCTCAATGCATAGCTTTGAAGAAGTTACAAGATGATGAGGGTATGTGGCGAACGCTCCTGGACGTGCCTCAAAACGAAGGCAGCTATGTCGAAGCCTCGGCGACCGCAGGTTTCGCCTACGGCATCCTAAAGGCGATCCGAAAGCGGTATATCAGCAAAGATTTCGAGCCTATTGCCACCAAAGCTGTTAAGGCCGTGCTGAGCCGTATTGCGCCTGATGGAGAGCTGAGAGACACCAGTTTTGGGACAGGCATGGGCCACGACTTGCAGCATTATAAAGACATTCCAGTCACAAGTATGCCGTATGGACAGAGTCTGGCGATGATGTGTCTTGTAGAATATCTGCGAAAGTTCGTGTGA
- a CDS encoding uncharacterized protein (MEROPS:MER0006046): protein MEFLARPGLRATRAHILRQMRQTRRNFTIPPFPPPPAVNAAQQQSAAPQTPRSAMPMPFVTDMTNGAWHTSDIFSRLLKERIICLNGEVEETISASIVAQLLFLEADNPSKPINLYINSPGGSVTAGLAIYDTMQYIQSPVTTICLGQAASMGSLLLCGGAKGRRYCLPHSRIMVHQVSGGYSGQASDIAIHAKEILRVREQLNKIYQAHLPKHKSLEEIASVMERDFFMSAEEAKEWGIVDEVLDRRAKKEEEAK, encoded by the coding sequence ATGGAATTTCTCGCGCGTCCTGGCCTGAGGGCTACACGAGCACACATTCTGCGCCAAATGCGCCAGACGCGTCGGAACTTCACCATCCCGCCAtttccaccaccacctgcaGTCAATGCCGCCCAACAGCAGTCTGCGGCTCCTCAGACTCCCCGCTCCGCCATGCCCATGCCCTTCGTCACCGACATGACCAATGGAGCCTGGCACACGTCCGACATATTCTCGCGACTCCTCAAAGAACGCATCATCTGCCTCAATGGCGAAGTGGAAGAAACCATCTCCGCCTCCATCGTCGCccagctcctcttcctcgaagCCGACAATCCCTCAAAGCCCATAAACCTCTACATCAACTCGCCTGGTGGCAGTGTCACAGCAGGTCTCGCAATCTACGACACAATGCAATACATCCAATCCCCGGTCACCACAATCTGTCTCGGACAAGCTGCAAGCATGGGCAGCTTACTACTATGCGGAGGCGCAAAAGGAAGGAGATACTGTTTACCGCACTCGCGTATTATGGTACATCAGGTCAGCGGAGGATACAGCGGGCAAGCTTCCGATATCGCGATCCACGCAAAGGAAATCCTGCGGGTGAGGGAGCAGTTGAATAAGATTTATCAGGCGCATCTCCCGAAGCACAAGTCGTTGGAGGAGATTGCAAGCGTGATGGAGAGAGATTTCTTCATGAGCGCGGAGGAGGCAAAGGAGTGGGGCATTGTGGATGAGGTGCTCGATCGAAGGGcaaagaaagaggaagaggccaAATGA